The Thermodesulforhabdaceae bacterium genome window below encodes:
- a CDS encoding L,D-transpeptidase: protein MRFGKWLFLLILLMMVAGCSLFSPSSQETKVEKPVVPPKVELKFDYLRPAYMVKDPKIFVYKSKRRMYVFDGDTIVRDYPIGLGKNPQGDKEREGDGKTPEGVFYVCRKNERSKFYKSIGLSYPSLAHAEKALMNGLITVSDYRRIEDAYRRYDTPPWDTPLGGYIFIHGGGAHSDWTEGCIALYNSDIDELIEMVRVGTPVYIYP, encoded by the coding sequence ATGCGATTTGGAAAATGGTTGTTTCTGCTTATTCTTTTGATGATGGTGGCGGGTTGTTCTCTATTTTCTCCCTCTTCTCAGGAAACTAAAGTGGAAAAACCTGTTGTGCCCCCAAAAGTTGAACTCAAATTCGATTACTTGCGCCCGGCTTATATGGTTAAGGATCCTAAGATCTTCGTCTACAAGTCAAAACGCAGAATGTATGTTTTTGATGGTGATACTATTGTTCGCGACTATCCGATAGGTCTAGGGAAAAATCCCCAAGGAGATAAAGAGCGTGAAGGAGACGGTAAAACACCGGAGGGAGTGTTCTATGTTTGTAGGAAAAATGAAAGGAGCAAATTTTATAAATCTATAGGTTTGAGTTATCCATCTCTTGCCCATGCTGAGAAGGCTCTAATGAATGGTCTAATTACTGTGAGCGATTATCGAAGAATAGAAGATGCATACCGCCGTTATGACACTCCCCCATGGGATACTCCTCTTGGAGGTTATATATTTATCCACGGTGGTGGGGCTCATTCGGATTGGACAGAAGGCTGTATCGCTCTTTACAATTCTGATATAGACGAGTTGATTGAAATGGTCCGTGTAGGAACTCCTGTTTATATATACCCATGA
- a CDS encoding replication-associated recombination protein A has protein sequence MSLDFIRREPLAERMRPTRIEEFVGQEHLLAPGKILWRFFQKKDFPSLILWGTAGSGKTTLARLIVKHCDGHFMTFSAVTAGVHDIRRAADEAETVWKTKAKRSWLFIDEIHRLNKAQQDVLLPYVESGLFRLIGATTENPSFEINSPLLSRVHVLLLRPLSSKDLAAIMDRALTDKERGLGAYPVEISEKAKDLIIQWAGGDARRLLNTLEAVVMTTPPDPDKKIRFIDEQAVQDAMQRPAIRYDKTGDQHYDLISALHKSIRGSDPDASLYWLSRMLEAGEDPLYIMRRVIQAAYEDVGLADPFALVEAVSAFQAYQIMGSPEGDLAIAHAVVYLSLAPKSNSVYKAFGKARAFAAQTGTIPVPLHLRNAPTELMRNLGCGKDYKYPHDYPEGWIPEFYMPEGWEDIRFYEPTNRGWEGRWSNLLSERRKKMKAMINRVKKGEGHYATEQQKRDET, from the coding sequence ATGAGTCTTGATTTTATTAGACGAGAACCACTTGCAGAACGTATGCGCCCAACTCGCATTGAAGAATTCGTGGGGCAAGAACATCTTCTCGCTCCGGGAAAGATTCTTTGGAGATTTTTCCAGAAAAAGGATTTTCCTTCTCTTATACTCTGGGGAACTGCCGGTTCTGGTAAAACCACTCTGGCAAGGCTTATCGTAAAACACTGTGACGGCCATTTTATGACATTTTCAGCCGTTACCGCTGGAGTTCATGATATTCGGCGAGCAGCTGACGAGGCTGAAACGGTCTGGAAGACTAAAGCCAAACGTTCTTGGCTCTTTATTGATGAAATTCACAGGCTTAATAAGGCTCAGCAGGATGTCCTTTTGCCTTATGTGGAATCCGGTCTTTTTCGGCTTATAGGTGCTACTACAGAAAATCCATCTTTTGAAATCAATAGCCCGTTGCTTTCTAGAGTACATGTGCTTTTGCTTCGTCCACTTTCTTCAAAAGATCTAGCCGCAATAATGGATAGAGCACTAACCGATAAAGAACGGGGGCTTGGAGCCTATCCTGTAGAGATTAGCGAGAAGGCAAAGGATTTGATAATCCAGTGGGCGGGTGGAGATGCTAGACGGCTTCTAAATACCCTTGAAGCAGTTGTTATGACCACACCACCAGACCCAGATAAAAAAATCCGTTTTATTGATGAACAGGCTGTGCAAGATGCCATGCAGAGACCGGCTATACGATATGATAAAACTGGGGATCAGCATTACGATTTGATTTCCGCCCTCCATAAGAGCATTCGTGGAAGCGATCCAGATGCTTCTCTCTACTGGCTTTCCCGTATGCTTGAAGCAGGTGAAGATCCTCTTTACATAATGAGGCGAGTTATCCAGGCGGCTTACGAAGATGTGGGCCTTGCTGACCCATTTGCCTTGGTGGAAGCTGTTTCTGCTTTTCAGGCTTACCAAATAATGGGAAGTCCAGAGGGTGATCTTGCAATTGCTCATGCCGTTGTATATTTGTCCCTGGCTCCCAAGAGCAACAGTGTTTATAAGGCTTTTGGAAAGGCAAGAGCGTTTGCTGCTCAAACAGGCACCATCCCTGTCCCTTTGCATCTTCGTAATGCTCCTACAGAACTTATGAGAAATTTGGGTTGTGGAAAAGACTACAAATATCCTCACGACTACCCAGAAGGGTGGATTCCGGAATTTTATATGCCAGAAGGATGGGAAGACATTCGTTTCTACGAACCAACCAACCGAGGCTGGGAAGGAAGATGGAGTAACTTGCTTTCTGAACGTCGCAAAAAAATGAAAGCTATGATCAACCGTGTTAAAAAAGGAGAAGGTCATTATGCTACAGAACAGCAAAAACGTGATGAAACTTGA
- a CDS encoding glucose-6-phosphate isomerase, protein MLQNSKNVMKLEFDWAFFDPQIVGKEHGVSESELERYLLKAEQAWNKIIEERDKSQLAFWNILQNDLVIREVRTVEEVIRQKSWENVLVLGIGGSALGAIAIFKALRHPFHNLVATPRFFVMDNIDPVTFGSLLEMINWESTLVIVISKSGTTAETMSQFLIVREKIKKAVGPNAAKNHIIAITDPEKGILRTIARSMDLVSCTVPSLLGGRFSVLSPVGLVPALCVGVDIQALWEGAVMMADAVSGSSLMDNPVVKNGLYQFVFDSEKKKSTHVYWAYADGLYYLADWLRQLVAESLGKKRLDDGYSVGITPIKALGVTDQHSQLQLYREGPNDKVIIFLGVKNWVCDVEIPQPDKEEATLAYLGGHTLGELLHAEQRATACALAEAGRPNMTVWFPTLDAFTFGQAFFMFELQTAFMGFLYGINPFDQPGVELSKMMTYGLMGRQGFEKYAAMVENFGR, encoded by the coding sequence ATGCTACAGAACAGCAAAAACGTGATGAAACTTGAATTTGATTGGGCTTTTTTTGATCCACAAATTGTGGGCAAAGAACATGGCGTGAGTGAAAGTGAGTTGGAAAGATACCTTTTAAAGGCGGAACAGGCATGGAATAAAATTATTGAAGAGCGAGACAAGTCTCAGCTTGCTTTCTGGAATATACTCCAGAATGACTTGGTTATAAGGGAAGTTCGAACTGTTGAAGAAGTGATTCGACAAAAAAGCTGGGAAAACGTTCTTGTGCTCGGTATAGGAGGATCAGCTCTCGGGGCTATAGCCATCTTTAAAGCTTTGAGACACCCATTTCATAATCTTGTTGCTACTCCTCGCTTTTTTGTAATGGACAACATTGATCCTGTTACCTTTGGATCTCTCCTTGAAATGATCAATTGGGAATCAACCCTTGTTATTGTTATCAGCAAGTCCGGCACTACGGCTGAAACTATGAGCCAGTTTCTTATTGTAAGGGAAAAAATTAAAAAGGCTGTTGGACCGAATGCAGCTAAGAACCACATTATTGCTATTACCGATCCAGAAAAGGGTATCCTAAGAACGATCGCTAGATCTATGGACCTTGTATCATGCACTGTTCCTTCTCTTCTAGGTGGCCGATTTTCCGTGTTATCTCCTGTGGGTTTAGTCCCTGCCCTGTGCGTTGGAGTTGACATTCAAGCACTATGGGAAGGAGCAGTTATGATGGCTGACGCTGTAAGCGGGTCATCTCTTATGGATAATCCTGTTGTTAAAAACGGCTTGTATCAATTTGTGTTTGATTCTGAAAAGAAAAAATCGACACATGTTTATTGGGCTTATGCAGATGGATTGTATTACCTTGCCGATTGGTTACGTCAGCTTGTTGCCGAGAGTCTAGGAAAGAAAAGACTTGATGACGGATATTCCGTGGGAATCACACCGATTAAGGCTCTGGGCGTTACGGATCAACACTCACAGCTACAACTCTACCGTGAAGGTCCGAATGACAAGGTGATAATTTTTCTTGGGGTCAAAAACTGGGTTTGCGATGTAGAAATTCCCCAGCCGGATAAAGAAGAAGCTACCCTTGCATATCTGGGAGGACATACTTTAGGTGAACTTTTGCACGCTGAACAGCGTGCCACTGCTTGCGCTCTAGCTGAGGCTGGTCGTCCTAACATGACAGTGTGGTTTCCAACTTTAGATGCTTTTACTTTTGGCCAGGCTTTCTTCATGTTTGAACTTCAGACGGCGTTTATGGGATTTCTTTACGGGATAAATCCTTTTGATCAACCCGGAGTAGAACTGTCTAAAATGATGACCTATGGTCTGATGGGACGCCAGGGATTTGAAAAATACGCTGCCATGGTGGAGAATTTTGGTAGATGA
- a CDS encoding ATP-binding protein, with translation MKNVVDSFTQKVGHQKEEETIKPFQLVKYLSVVGLCVVLIGAFVFSSFIARGAKKIVLRKSEENASLLAKNLNYRVVREFILDTLATEGAIRLSKREQYEKLDIIVRNTIHGFPVKEVNIYDLLGELTYSTSKGVTLGTKKNLGEPFKRSLKGDIVSVFKGGKSFLGFEWPWGNKAQALVTYIPMWIGMIELETHQEVVGTVAVFEIIQDISGDYEKIFRFQWIVIGSVTVFVGILLSALLFFARRAEKIIEKRAMERIRLKEKLHRAEHLASLGEMVASVSHEIKNPLGIIHSTASLLRKRLENEKNQRLASIIVDEATRLNSIVTEFLDFARPKDPQFSNIILEDLLDEAISFIENQCKERGVAVRKEYKNGLLKPSMVRADSMLLHRAFYNLFVNALQAMPKGGELTIDIKFNGQFCEVRISDTGPGIPDHLKEKIFRPFFTTKEKGTGLGLAIVKSVIESHGGEVVVESEEGKGTTLIVRLPFNEKLSVQ, from the coding sequence ATGAAAAATGTAGTTGACTCTTTTACCCAAAAGGTTGGACACCAAAAAGAAGAAGAAACCATCAAGCCTTTTCAACTGGTAAAGTATCTTTCTGTGGTGGGATTGTGCGTTGTGCTCATAGGAGCTTTTGTTTTTTCAAGCTTTATAGCCCGTGGCGCAAAAAAAATCGTTTTAAGGAAGAGTGAAGAAAATGCATCTTTGCTGGCGAAAAACTTGAATTATCGAGTTGTTAGGGAGTTCATACTTGATACTCTAGCTACAGAAGGGGCGATTCGCTTAAGCAAGCGTGAACAGTATGAGAAGCTTGATATTATAGTTAGAAACACCATACATGGATTTCCCGTCAAAGAAGTAAATATTTATGACCTGCTTGGGGAATTGACTTATAGCACTTCTAAGGGTGTAACTCTCGGGACTAAAAAAAATTTAGGGGAGCCGTTTAAGAGATCTCTTAAGGGCGATATTGTATCAGTATTCAAGGGAGGTAAGTCCTTTCTGGGGTTTGAATGGCCCTGGGGAAACAAGGCGCAAGCTCTGGTGACCTACATCCCTATGTGGATTGGAATGATAGAGTTAGAAACGCATCAGGAAGTTGTTGGCACAGTGGCTGTTTTTGAGATTATTCAAGATATTTCTGGAGATTACGAAAAGATCTTTCGCTTTCAATGGATTGTTATAGGTTCTGTTACTGTGTTTGTGGGGATTTTGCTTTCTGCTTTGCTGTTTTTTGCAAGACGAGCAGAGAAGATTATCGAAAAAAGAGCCATGGAGCGCATCAGATTAAAAGAGAAATTACATAGAGCTGAACATCTTGCCTCTCTGGGAGAAATGGTCGCTTCGGTGTCTCACGAAATTAAAAATCCTCTTGGTATCATTCACAGCACGGCGTCGTTATTACGTAAGCGTCTTGAAAATGAAAAAAATCAGCGCCTTGCTAGTATTATTGTAGATGAAGCTACAAGATTAAACAGTATCGTAACGGAATTTCTTGACTTTGCCCGACCTAAAGATCCCCAGTTTTCTAACATTATTTTAGAAGATTTGCTGGATGAGGCTATATCCTTCATTGAAAATCAGTGTAAGGAACGAGGGGTAGCAGTTCGAAAAGAGTATAAGAACGGTTTGTTAAAACCCTCGATGGTCCGAGCCGATTCAATGCTTCTACATCGGGCTTTTTACAACCTTTTCGTAAACGCTTTGCAGGCAATGCCCAAGGGAGGCGAGCTCACTATAGATATTAAGTTTAATGGCCAATTTTGTGAGGTGAGGATTTCAGATACCGGTCCCGGTATTCCAGATCATCTCAAGGAAAAAATTTTCAGGCCTTTTTTTACAACAAAAGAAAAAGGAACTGGATTGGGACTGGCTATTGTTAAGTCGGTAATCGAAAGCCATGGTGGCGAGGTGGTTGTCGAATCCGAGGAGGGTAAGGGAACTACTTTGATAGTAAGACTTCCTTTTAACGAGAAGTTGTCGGTTCAATAA
- the mdh gene encoding malate dehydrogenase has protein sequence MGLSRKKITIVGSGFVGATAAHWAAIKELGDICLVDIVEGMPQGKALDLLEASPVEGFDAQIIGSNDYADTANSDVVIITAGLPRKPGMSRDDLLFKNAEIVKNVTEQIAKYSPNAYIIVVSNPLDAMVYVAHKVSGFPTNRVMGMAGVLDAARFRTFIAMELGVSVEDVTAFVLGGHGDTMVPLPRYSTVGGIPITELLSSEKIEAIVERTRNGGAEIVNLLKTGSAFFAPSASAVAMAEAIIKDKKRLMPCAAYCDKEYGVGGYFVGVPVILGGNGVEKVIEIKLTSEEEAAFKRSVEAVKSLVSKLSL, from the coding sequence ATGGGTCTTAGCAGAAAGAAAATCACCATTGTTGGATCAGGTTTTGTGGGAGCTACGGCGGCTCACTGGGCAGCTATTAAAGAGCTGGGTGATATATGCCTGGTTGATATAGTGGAAGGAATGCCTCAAGGAAAGGCTCTCGACCTCCTGGAAGCTTCCCCCGTTGAAGGATTTGACGCTCAAATCATCGGCTCGAACGATTACGCCGACACGGCAAACTCAGATGTTGTAATCATCACGGCAGGACTTCCAAGAAAACCGGGTATGAGCCGTGACGACTTACTTTTCAAGAACGCAGAAATTGTTAAGAACGTTACAGAACAGATCGCCAAATATTCTCCAAATGCTTACATCATAGTGGTATCAAACCCGCTAGATGCTATGGTTTATGTGGCTCATAAGGTCAGTGGCTTTCCTACAAATCGAGTAATGGGAATGGCAGGTGTTCTTGATGCTGCTCGATTCAGAACTTTCATTGCGATGGAACTCGGAGTATCGGTCGAAGATGTCACAGCCTTTGTTCTTGGTGGTCATGGTGACACCATGGTTCCCCTTCCCAGATACAGCACAGTTGGGGGTATTCCCATTACTGAACTCTTAAGCTCTGAAAAAATAGAAGCTATTGTCGAGCGAACCAGAAACGGCGGTGCTGAAATCGTAAATCTCTTAAAAACCGGAAGCGCTTTCTTTGCACCTTCAGCTTCAGCGGTCGCAATGGCGGAAGCGATCATCAAAGACAAGAAACGGCTCATGCCATGTGCAGCTTATTGTGATAAAGAATACGGAGTCGGAGGTTACTTCGTTGGAGTGCCGGTCATTCTGGGTGGAAATGGAGTAGAAAAAGTTATAGAAATCAAGTTAACATCGGAAGAAGAAGCGGCTTTCAAACGTTCAGTTGAAGCAGTAAAAAGCCTGGTAAGCAAGCTATCCTTATAA
- a CDS encoding pyruvate carboxylase subunit B: MTQQHGVLVAGLLDRDQVEVTNPVKVQDLTFRDGHQSLFATRGRTEDFIPIAEDMDKVGFYSMEVWGGATFDTMHRFLAEDPWERIRTLKKYIKNTPFSMLLRGQNLVGYRNYPDDVAEAFVERSCINGIDIFRVFDALNDFRNFETVVKIIKKFGKHFQGTICYSLTEPRMGGPVYNLEYYIKKAKELEDMGADTICIKDMAGLIAPYDAYELVKALKETVKVPIHLHSHFTSGMADMALLKAIEAGVDIVDTCLSPWAYRTSHPAIEPLVVTLRGTNRDTGFDLKLLAKCSEYLEKISPKYRHLLDDRISIIDINVLLHQTPGGMLSNLINQLREMDALDKLDEVFKQLPIVRRELGQVPLVTPTSQIVGIQTVNNVLFDTPEERYKMITAQVKDLCYGLYGRTPVPIDSDVQKKALQGYPRGETPIDCRPADILEPELEKATKEIEGLAKDIDDVLIYALFPTTGKRFLKWKYGLEPIPDEVKPKTLEDVKREEELIKKAKAGLLVEKAKKEAPSKGPGIRKFNVFVDGEYFEVEVEEVGGVPSAIAVTAPPAPTPAAKPQPRPAVAPPPPPPPPPAPAPAPSAPPTPKAATPTTGVAIEAPMPGMIVRYEVEEGAQVKEGDVVLVLEAMKMENTITSPISGTVKKINFKPGDSVQKGDVLAVIE; this comes from the coding sequence ATGACTCAACAACACGGGGTGCTTGTTGCCGGGCTTTTAGATCGAGATCAAGTAGAAGTCACTAATCCCGTTAAGGTTCAGGATCTTACCTTTCGGGATGGACATCAGTCGCTTTTCGCTACAAGAGGGCGAACAGAAGATTTTATCCCCATTGCCGAAGACATGGATAAGGTTGGATTTTATTCCATGGAAGTATGGGGTGGGGCTACCTTTGATACTATGCACAGATTCCTTGCGGAAGATCCGTGGGAACGTATCAGGACTCTCAAGAAGTATATCAAAAACACTCCCTTTTCCATGCTTCTTAGAGGACAAAATCTTGTAGGTTACAGAAATTATCCCGATGACGTAGCGGAAGCTTTTGTAGAAAGATCCTGTATCAATGGAATAGATATTTTTCGAGTTTTCGATGCCTTGAATGACTTCAGAAACTTTGAAACAGTTGTTAAGATTATAAAAAAATTTGGAAAACATTTCCAGGGCACAATTTGTTACTCGCTCACTGAACCCAGAATGGGGGGACCCGTATATAACCTCGAGTATTACATTAAGAAAGCTAAAGAACTCGAGGACATGGGAGCGGATACTATATGCATCAAGGACATGGCGGGGCTTATCGCTCCTTACGATGCCTATGAATTGGTAAAGGCGTTAAAGGAAACCGTTAAGGTTCCAATCCATCTTCACAGCCATTTCACATCCGGAATGGCCGATATGGCTTTGCTAAAAGCCATTGAAGCTGGAGTAGATATTGTGGATACCTGTTTATCGCCATGGGCTTACAGGACATCTCACCCCGCAATCGAACCCCTTGTTGTAACTCTAAGAGGCACAAATCGTGACACTGGTTTTGATTTGAAACTTCTTGCCAAATGCAGTGAATACCTGGAAAAAATCTCACCTAAGTATCGTCATCTTCTCGATGATCGTATCTCTATCATCGATATTAACGTCTTACTCCATCAAACTCCAGGTGGTATGCTTTCTAACCTCATTAATCAACTCCGTGAAATGGACGCTCTGGACAAGCTCGACGAAGTATTTAAGCAACTTCCTATCGTGCGCCGTGAACTGGGTCAGGTTCCTCTCGTTACACCAACCAGTCAGATTGTGGGCATTCAAACCGTAAATAATGTTCTTTTCGACACCCCCGAAGAACGCTACAAAATGATCACTGCTCAGGTAAAAGATCTATGCTACGGACTTTATGGTAGAACTCCTGTGCCAATAGATTCTGATGTTCAGAAGAAAGCCCTACAGGGTTATCCAAGAGGCGAAACACCTATAGATTGCCGCCCAGCAGACATTCTTGAGCCAGAGCTTGAAAAAGCCACAAAAGAAATAGAAGGTTTAGCTAAAGATATTGACGATGTGCTTATTTACGCCCTATTTCCAACTACAGGAAAACGGTTCCTGAAGTGGAAATATGGTCTTGAACCAATACCAGACGAAGTTAAGCCAAAAACTTTGGAAGATGTAAAAAGGGAAGAAGAACTAATTAAAAAAGCAAAGGCGGGGTTACTCGTGGAAAAGGCAAAGAAAGAAGCACCTTCTAAAGGTCCTGGAATCAGGAAATTTAATGTATTTGTTGACGGAGAGTATTTTGAAGTTGAAGTAGAAGAAGTTGGTGGTGTGCCTTCGGCAATAGCCGTCACGGCGCCACCGGCGCCAACACCAGCCGCAAAACCACAGCCACGTCCAGCGGTGGCTCCACCACCTCCACCCCCACCTCCTCCAGCACCAGCACCTGCTCCATCGGCACCCCCAACTCCAAAAGCTGCAACTCCCACAACGGGTGTTGCAATCGAGGCTCCTATGCCGGGCATGATAGTCCGCTATGAAGTGGAAGAAGGAGCGCAGGTTAAGGAAGGGGATGTTGTCCTGGTGCTAGAAGCAATGAAGATGGAAAATACGATCACGTCTCCAATATCCGGGACAGTGAAAAAAATTAATTTCAAGCCGGGTGACAGTGTTCAAAAAGGCGATGTGCTAGCAGTTATTGAGTAA
- a CDS encoding HDIG domain-containing metalloprotein codes for MSDSLNITREQALELLSTHVKSDNLRKHCIATEAIMRVLAEELGEDKDLWGLAGLLHDLDYELTMDSPQEHGKKTAELLASFNLPEEVIQAIMRHNAEALNLTRETTLDFALTAAETITGLIVAATLVHPEKKIEKLQPQSVKKRMKSKDFARNVNREHIMLCERIGIDPMRFIELSIEAMRKISGVLGL; via the coding sequence ATGAGCGATTCGCTAAACATAACTAGAGAACAGGCTTTGGAACTTTTATCAACTCATGTGAAATCCGACAACCTGAGGAAGCACTGCATTGCTACGGAAGCTATCATGAGAGTTCTTGCTGAAGAACTTGGAGAGGATAAAGATCTTTGGGGACTTGCCGGTCTTTTACACGATCTCGACTACGAACTAACAATGGACTCTCCTCAGGAGCATGGAAAGAAAACTGCGGAACTGCTTGCGTCCTTCAACCTTCCCGAAGAAGTAATCCAGGCAATTATGCGCCACAATGCGGAAGCTCTAAACCTCACCCGAGAAACCACCCTGGACTTCGCTCTAACCGCTGCAGAAACCATAACCGGTCTCATAGTGGCGGCAACTCTTGTTCATCCTGAGAAGAAAATCGAAAAACTTCAGCCCCAGTCTGTTAAAAAGCGTATGAAGAGCAAAGATTTTGCGAGAAATGTCAACAGAGAACACATAATGCTTTGCGAACGTATAGGAATAGATCCTATGCGTTTTATTGAGTTAAGCATTGAGGCGATGCGAAAAATATCGGGCGTTTTAGGATTATAA
- a CDS encoding transcription termination factor Rho, whose translation MGKKEKAQKEKPLEKMTAKELREIALTIEGVTGVHGMNKDELIKVIKEARGIVDEKKKTTTIDVRAIKAKIKELKVKREEARAAGDKKAVEKLRKAISRLKKKTRRAAA comes from the coding sequence ATGGGTAAGAAAGAGAAAGCACAGAAGGAAAAACCTCTGGAGAAAATGACAGCAAAAGAACTCAGAGAAATCGCCTTAACCATTGAAGGCGTGACCGGTGTCCACGGTATGAACAAAGATGAGCTGATCAAAGTCATCAAGGAAGCTCGCGGCATTGTCGATGAAAAGAAGAAAACAACAACAATCGATGTAAGGGCGATCAAGGCAAAAATTAAGGAACTAAAGGTAAAACGAGAAGAAGCCAGAGCGGCTGGCGACAAAAAGGCTGTAGAAAAGCTCCGCAAAGCGATAAGCAGGCTTAAAAAGAAAACCCGGCGAGCCGCTGCATAG
- a CDS encoding slipin family protein yields MYGIILLVILGIIFLANALRVLREYERGVVFRLGRVIGAKGPGLILLIPIIDRMQKVSLRLVTMDVAPQDVITRDNVSIKVNAVVYFRVIDPVKAVISVENYLFATSQLAQTTLRSVCGQAELDELLAERDKINAHLQEILDKHTDPWGIKVTVVELKHIDLPQEMQRAMAKQAEAERERRAKIIGAEGEYQAAQKLADAAAIIQKYPVAIQLRYLQTLREIASENNSTTLFPIPIDIITPFIRQKLNMSDSPTKESQKNGLNDM; encoded by the coding sequence ATGTATGGAATTATTTTGCTTGTGATACTTGGAATTATATTCCTGGCAAACGCTCTTCGTGTGCTAAGGGAATACGAACGAGGGGTAGTGTTCAGGCTTGGTAGAGTCATCGGAGCAAAGGGACCTGGCCTCATTTTGCTTATTCCTATTATTGATCGTATGCAAAAAGTAAGTCTCAGACTTGTAACCATGGACGTAGCCCCTCAGGATGTCATAACAAGAGATAACGTCTCCATTAAAGTAAATGCGGTAGTGTATTTCAGGGTAATCGATCCGGTAAAGGCTGTAATCTCGGTAGAAAATTACCTTTTTGCTACCAGCCAGCTAGCTCAAACAACTCTAAGAAGTGTATGCGGGCAGGCAGAGCTTGATGAACTTCTTGCAGAGCGAGATAAAATCAATGCTCATCTTCAGGAAATTCTCGACAAACATACGGATCCATGGGGCATTAAGGTAACTGTTGTTGAGTTAAAACATATAGATCTTCCCCAGGAAATGCAGCGAGCTATGGCAAAACAGGCGGAAGCTGAAAGAGAAAGGCGAGCAAAAATCATTGGTGCGGAAGGAGAATATCAGGCTGCTCAAAAGCTTGCCGATGCCGCAGCAATTATCCAAAAATATCCGGTAGCTATTCAGCTTAGATATCTACAGACTTTGCGAGAAATCGCCTCTGAAAACAACTCTACGACACTCTTTCCCATCCCGATAGACATCATTACTCCTTTTATACGCCAGAAATTAAACATGTCGGACAGCCCCACAAAGGAATCTCAAAAGAATGGCTTGAATGACATGTAA